From Phreatobacter oligotrophus, a single genomic window includes:
- a CDS encoding NAD(P)/FAD-dependent oxidoreductase, with translation MRAIVLPNESGLQKRHGVTHADVLIVGGGIMGSCTAYFLKKELGFQGSVHVIERDPTYAEASTTLSAASIRQQFSTPENIRMSRFGIEVIRGLKERFGAEADIGFREGGYLILASEGGRSVLEANWRTQAAEGADILLLGPADLQARFPWLSTEDIALGAWGRTGEGWFDAAMLLDLFRKAAREAGATYEKGEVASLTRTGDRVTGAVMADGSARTCGTLVLAAGAWAGKLAQGIAVPLPVEPRKRTVFVVKCPETFPDMPLIVDPSGVWMRPERDLVIGGWGPGEGDPDPAAYGDFNPAHDEFEAHVWPAWATRIPAMEQLRQIRAWAGHYDFNTLDHNAILGPHPEVTGLMFINGFSGHGLQQAPAAGRALAELIVHGGYRSLDLSVFGFDRILRGEPVLELNVI, from the coding sequence ATGCGTGCCATCGTCCTTCCGAACGAGAGCGGATTGCAGAAGAGACACGGCGTGACACACGCGGATGTGCTGATCGTCGGCGGCGGGATCATGGGATCCTGCACCGCCTATTTCCTCAAGAAGGAGCTGGGTTTTCAGGGCTCGGTCCATGTCATCGAGCGCGACCCGACCTATGCCGAGGCCTCGACGACGCTGTCGGCCGCCTCCATCCGCCAGCAGTTCTCGACGCCTGAGAACATCCGCATGAGCCGCTTCGGCATCGAAGTGATCCGCGGCCTGAAAGAGCGCTTCGGCGCGGAGGCCGATATCGGCTTCCGCGAGGGTGGCTATCTCATCCTTGCCTCGGAGGGCGGCCGCTCCGTGCTGGAGGCCAACTGGCGCACGCAAGCCGCGGAGGGCGCCGACATCCTGCTGCTGGGTCCCGCCGATTTGCAGGCCCGGTTCCCCTGGCTCTCGACCGAGGACATCGCGCTCGGCGCCTGGGGCCGCACCGGCGAGGGCTGGTTCGACGCGGCCATGCTGCTCGACCTGTTCCGCAAGGCGGCGCGGGAGGCCGGCGCGACCTATGAGAAGGGGGAGGTCGCAAGCCTCACCCGCACGGGCGACCGCGTCACCGGCGCGGTGATGGCGGATGGCTCGGCGCGGACCTGCGGCACGCTCGTGCTTGCGGCCGGCGCCTGGGCGGGAAAGCTGGCTCAAGGCATCGCCGTGCCGCTGCCGGTGGAGCCGCGCAAGCGCACGGTCTTCGTGGTGAAATGCCCGGAGACCTTCCCCGACATGCCGCTGATCGTCGACCCCTCGGGTGTCTGGATGCGGCCCGAGCGCGACCTCGTCATCGGCGGCTGGGGGCCGGGCGAGGGCGACCCGGATCCCGCAGCCTACGGCGACTTCAACCCCGCCCACGACGAGTTCGAGGCCCATGTCTGGCCGGCCTGGGCGACGCGCATCCCCGCCATGGAGCAGCTGCGCCAGATCCGCGCCTGGGCCGGGCACTACGACTTCAACACGCTCGACCACAACGCCATCCTCGGCCCCCATCCCGAGGTCACAGGCCTGATGTTCATCAACGGCTTTTCCGGCCACGGCCTGCAGCAGGCGCCCGCCGCCGGCCGGGCGCTGGCCGAGCTCATCGTCCATGGCGGCTATCGCAGCCTCGACCTCTCCGTCTTCGGCTTCGACCGCATCCTGCGGGGCGAACCGGTCCTCGAACTCAATGTGATCTGA
- a CDS encoding ketopantoate reductase family protein encodes MKVCIFGAGAVGGNAAARLIAARDAEVSVVARGAHLAAIREKGLTLHTGGETLGGMPHAATDDPSTLPPQDLVVVTLKAHSLPAIAGQIRALLAPGAAAVFFTNGVPWWWNHGIDEEAGSLPLLDPDGLLWRDLGPDSVLGGVVYSANAVTEPGVITHTAGNRWIIGEPTGYASPRADAAAEVFQRAGLGGEVTTDIRKAMWEKLALNIAANPLCALSRLPLGRWHEVPGIGALGIGMIKEMLAVAKALGWDLTSEVDPAAALPARPGRPGGKPSMLQDAEAGRPMEVEAIVGQLQAFGRDHGVPTPAIDVVLPLLRALDAAVSKPPVKV; translated from the coding sequence ATGAAGGTCTGCATCTTCGGCGCCGGCGCGGTCGGCGGCAACGCGGCGGCGCGGCTCATCGCGGCGCGCGACGCCGAGGTCTCGGTGGTGGCGCGCGGCGCCCATCTCGCCGCCATCCGCGAGAAGGGCCTGACGCTGCACACGGGCGGCGAGACGCTCGGCGGCATGCCCCATGCGGCGACCGACGACCCGTCGACGCTGCCGCCGCAGGACCTGGTGGTGGTGACGCTGAAGGCCCATTCGCTGCCTGCCATCGCCGGCCAGATCCGCGCGCTGCTGGCGCCGGGGGCGGCGGCGGTCTTCTTCACCAACGGCGTGCCGTGGTGGTGGAACCACGGCATCGACGAGGAGGCGGGTTCGCTGCCGCTGCTTGATCCGGACGGGCTGCTGTGGCGCGATCTCGGGCCGGACAGCGTGCTCGGCGGCGTGGTCTATTCCGCCAATGCGGTGACCGAGCCGGGGGTCATCACCCACACGGCCGGCAATCGCTGGATCATCGGCGAGCCGACCGGTTATGCCTCGCCGCGGGCGGATGCGGCGGCGGAGGTGTTCCAGCGGGCCGGGCTCGGCGGCGAGGTGACCACCGACATCCGCAAGGCCATGTGGGAGAAGCTGGCGCTCAACATCGCGGCGAACCCGCTCTGCGCGCTGTCGCGGCTGCCGCTCGGGCGCTGGCACGAGGTGCCGGGAATCGGCGCGCTCGGCATCGGCATGATCAAGGAGATGCTGGCGGTCGCCAAGGCGCTGGGCTGGGATCTCACGTCGGAGGTCGACCCGGCGGCAGCGCTCCCGGCGCGGCCCGGCCGCCCCGGCGGCAAGCCCTCCATGCTGCAGGATGCCGAGGCCGGGCGGCCCATGGAGGTCGAGGCCATTGTCGGCCAGCTCCAGGCCTTCGGTCGCGACCATGGCGTGCCGACGCCCGCCATCGACGTGGTGCTGCCGCTGCTCAGGGCGCTGGACGCGGCCGTGAGCAAGCCGCCCGTGAAGGTGTGA